The following proteins are co-located in the Gordonia polyisoprenivorans genome:
- a CDS encoding crotonase/enoyl-CoA hydratase family protein: MSDEVLVEYAGSTIIITINRPSAKNAINRAVTDGVAAAIEELEARADLTVGILTGAGGTFSAGMDLRAFLAGEDLEHPRGLAGITLQPPCKPLIAAVEGWALAGGCEIALACDLIVATDEAKFGIPEVKRSLVAGGGGLLRLPRRIPSAIAMEIALTGDPLTAEQAHRYGLVNELTEPGGALAGARALADRIAANGPLAVAATKEIVSKALDWTIEEGFEKQGPIMMPVFASEDAREGATAFTEKRAPVWKSR; the protein is encoded by the coding sequence ATGTCGGACGAGGTTCTGGTCGAGTACGCGGGCTCCACCATCATCATCACGATCAACCGCCCCAGCGCGAAGAACGCGATCAACCGCGCGGTGACCGACGGGGTCGCCGCGGCAATTGAGGAGCTCGAGGCCCGCGCCGACCTGACCGTCGGCATACTGACGGGAGCCGGTGGCACCTTCTCCGCCGGCATGGACCTGCGGGCGTTCCTCGCCGGCGAGGACCTAGAACACCCTCGCGGCCTGGCCGGCATCACCCTCCAACCGCCGTGCAAGCCGCTCATCGCGGCAGTGGAGGGCTGGGCCCTGGCCGGCGGCTGCGAGATCGCGCTCGCGTGCGACCTGATCGTCGCCACCGACGAGGCGAAGTTCGGCATCCCCGAGGTGAAGCGCTCCCTGGTCGCGGGCGGCGGCGGCCTCCTGCGCCTCCCCCGCCGCATCCCGTCGGCGATCGCGATGGAGATCGCGCTGACCGGTGATCCGCTGACGGCCGAGCAGGCGCACCGGTATGGCCTTGTCAACGAACTCACCGAGCCCGGTGGCGCGCTCGCCGGCGCCCGTGCGCTCGCCGACCGAATCGCTGCCAACGGCCCGCTGGCGGTGGCAGCGACGAAGGAGATCGTCAGCAAGGCGCTCGACTGGACGATCGAGGAGGGCTTCGAGAAACAGGGCCCGATCATGATGCCCGTCTTCGCTTCCGAGGACGCTCGCGAGGGCGCCACCGCCTTCACCGAGAAGCGCGCCCCGGTATGGAAAAGCCGCTAA